CACCCAGGCGTCGCGCTGGCGGTCCTTCTCGGCCTGCTCGTCGGTCGGATCCCAACCGATCGCGGTCGGGTAGAGCAGCAATTCGGCGCCGGCCAGTGCCATCAGCCGCGCGCCTTCCGGGTACCACTGGTCCCAGCACACCAGCACGCCCAGGCGGCCGACCGAGGTCTGGATCGGCTCGAAGCCCAGGTCGCCCGGAGTGAAGTAGAACTTCTCGTAGAAGCCCGGGTCGTCGGGGATGTGCATCTTGCGGTACTTGCCGGCGATGCGGCCGTCGGTCTCGTAGACCACGGCGGTGTTGTGGTACAGGCCGGCGGCGCGCTTCTCGAACAGCGAACTCACCAGCACCACGCCGTGCTGCTTGGCCAGCGCGCCCAGGCGCTCGGTGCTGGGGCCCGGGATGGGTTCGGCCAGATCGAACTCGTGCACCGATTCGTGCTGGCAGAAGTAGGGGCCGTTGTGCAGCTCCTGCAGCAGCACCAGCTTGGCGCCGCGCTGGGCGGCCTCGCCCACACGGTCCTCGATGTTGGCCAGGTTGGCCTCGCGCGAGCCGTGGTCTCGGTCCTGGATCAGGGCGACGGGGAGGGTGGTCTTCTTCATGCTCGGAAAATCCGGACGCGGGATGACGACTATTGTAGGGCTTGCCCGAAGAGGCGCGGCCGCGGCTCGTACGCGACGCATCCCGTTGGGACGCCGCTACCTCGTTCGTTATCGGTGCTTCGCAACGGGCATCGCTGTGGGGTAGGAGCGGCGTGAGCCGCGACCTGCGTCGCGGCCGAAGGGTCGCGGTCGCGGCTTGCGCCGCTCCTACTTCGAAGCCGCGCTTACGCCACCACGCCCCGCGGCAGCTGCATGGTGATGCAGTGCAGGCTGCCGTTCTGCCAGATCAGCGGGCGGCAGGGCACGGCGACGATCTCGCGATCGGGGAAGGCCTGGGCCAGCACGGCCTGGGCTTCGGCGTCGCGGGCGTCGCCGTAGGCCGGCATCAGCACGGCTCCG
The sequence above is a segment of the Lysobacter silvisoli genome. Coding sequences within it:
- a CDS encoding carbon-nitrogen hydrolase, producing MKKTTLPVALIQDRDHGSREANLANIEDRVGEAAQRGAKLVLLQELHNGPYFCQHESVHEFDLAEPIPGPSTERLGALAKQHGVVLVSSLFEKRAAGLYHNTAVVYETDGRIAGKYRKMHIPDDPGFYEKFYFTPGDLGFEPIQTSVGRLGVLVCWDQWYPEGARLMALAGAELLLYPTAIGWDPTDEQAEKDRQRDAWVLSHRGHAVANGVPVLSCNRVGHEQSPLDAAGIDFWGTSHVLGPQGEFLAQAGTDAPQILMAEVDMQRSEHVRRIWPFLRDRRIDAYADLLKRYRD